CGTCTCGTCATCCTCGAACTTGTTCCTGCTCAACCGCCGCTGAAACGCAAACGGGGCGCCGCATACGCAGCGCCCCGTCTTTCATCTATGCGAAAGCCGACAAAGGGGTGCTCGGGACGAGCCCGAGGATGACGGTCCCTATTGGGCGTCGAAGCCGTAGGCGTGGCGCATGATCTGGTAGATGTAGCTCTCCTCGACCACGCCATGGACCAGATAGGCGCCGGGACCATCGGCGAACACGCCCACGTCCTCGCCCGAGTGGGCGCTGCTGGGCAGATTGGCCAGGGCCTGCTGGTGGTAGTCGATATCGTCGGTGTCTTCCTTGGACGGATCGGCGCGCAGGTTGTTCCCTTCCGTGCCGCCCGGGCCGGTGGCGAAGCTCAGCACCGTGTAGGGCTTGCCGTCGCCGGCCAGGATCGGTTCGCCCTCGTTGCCCGCCAGGCCCAGGATCGGGGCGTTGCGGTTGGCGTAGCCCGAGATCACCAGGCCGTGGCTGTGGTCGGCGGTGACGATGACCAGGGTGTCGTCCAGGTTCACCTTGGCCAGCACCGCCGAGATCGCCTTGGAGAACTCGACCGTCTCGGAGAGGGTCCGCTTGGCGTTGTTGAGGTGGCTGCCCATGTCGATCTTGCCGCCCTCGACCAGCAGGAAATAGCCCTTCGGGTTCTGGGACAGCAGGTCGACGGCCTTGGTCGCCATGGCCGCCAGGGTCGGCACGCCCTCGCCCAGCACCGGGCGCTCGACTTCGTAGGGCAGGTGTTCGGTGGCGAACAGGCCCAGCACCGGACCGGTCTTGGTCGGATCCAGCGCCGCCAGTTGGGCGTCGGTGGTGACATAGGCCGCGTTCGGGGTCTTCAGCCATTCGGCGGTCAGGTCGCGGCCGTCGGCGCGCTTGCCGTCCTTAGCTTCGGGCAGGAAGCGCGAGCGCCCGCCCCCGAACGCCACGTCCAGACGGATGGCGGCCGGGGCCTCGACCAGCTGACGCGCGATGTCGATGCAGCCAGCGGCCAGGGCGTCGCTGGGCATGTCGCCGTCGCCTTCCCAGTCGCGATAGGCGGTGTGGGCGTAGGTGCCGGCCGGGGTGGCGTGGGTGATGCGGGTGGTGGTCACCGCGCCGGCCGACAGGCCGTGGGCCTTGGCCAGCTCGGCGATCGTCTCGACGCGATTTCCGGCTTCGGCGGCGCAGCTTTCCGGCTTGGCCGCGCCCGTCAGGCCGATGACCTTGTTGCGGGTCTTCACGCCAGTGGTGATGGCGGTGATGCCGGCGGCGCTGTCGGTGACCTGGGTGTCGTGGCTGTAGGTCTTGGACAGAGCGGTCCAGGGCAACTTCTCGAATGACAGGCTGTTGCTCTCGCCGTCGACGCCGCGCTGTTGGCCTTCATAGATGCGGCCGGCGGTCACGGTGGAAATGCCCATGCCGTCACCCAGGAACAGGATGACGTTCTTGGCCTTGCCGGTGCGAGGATTGACGGTCAGGGCCTTGGCCAGAGCCGCCTGGCCCGCCTGATAATAGGCGTCGGCCGGGGCGGCGTTGGTCACGGGAGCCGGCTTAGCGGCGGGCTTGGGCGCGGCGTGTGCCGTGGCCGACAGGGCGACGAGGGCGGCGGCGAGAAACAGGGAAGCGCGGGTCACGGGGAGCTCCAGCAAGGACGTCGGACGTCCTGTGCTGAAGTTTCATGACAGTTCTTCGAGCGGTCGCTTCGAAAGCCCTGCGTCCTTCGAGGCCCTCTGCGCGGGCGCCTAGGGCCGCCGCACGCGCCAGGCGAAGGCCGTGGCGGTGGCCAGCAGGATCGCCGCCCCGGCCTGGTGCAGCACGCCCAAGGCCAGCGGCACGGCCGTCATCAGGGTCCAGATTCCCAGCCCCGCCTGCACGCAGACCACCCCGACCAGCACGAAGGCCACCAGCTTGGCCTCCTGCGGCAGGCGACGCGAGCGGCTGGCGGCCACGCCCACCACGATGGCGGCGACGAACAGGGCGTAGGCCATCAACCGGTGGTGCAACTGCACCGCGCCCTGGCTGTGGGCGATCGTGCCCCAGAAGCCGTGGCCGGCGTATTCGGCCGGGATCAGCGCGCCGTTCATCAGCGGCCAGTCGTTATAGACGAGCCCCGCGTCGTTGCCGGCCACCAGGGCGCCCAGAAGGCTCTGGAAGAACACCGCGGCGAGGAAACCCAGGGCCCAGCCGCGCCAGTCGGTGCGCTCTTCGATGCGCGGCGAACCGGACCAGGCGTCCAAGGCGGTCCACACCAGGGCGATGAACAGCACCAGGGCCAGGCCCAGGTGGGTCATCAGCCGCTCCGGAGCCACCGAAACCCGCTCGGACAGGCCGCTGGACACCATCCACCAGCCGACCAGCCCTTGCAGGCCGCCCAGGCCGAACAGCACGGCGCACCGCCAGATCAGGCGGCGCGGGATCATCCGGCGGATCAGGAAGAACACGAACGGCAGGGCGAACACCATGCCGACCAGACGGCCCAGCAGCCGGTGCGCCCACTCCCACCAGAAGATGCCCTTGTAGGCCTCCAGCGTCATGCCGGCGTTGACCAGCTTGTACTGCGGGATCTTCTTGTAGAGCTCGAAATTGGCCCGCCAGGCCTCGTCCGACATCGGCGGCAGCGCGCCCATGATCGGCTTCCATTGGGTGATCGACAGGCCGGAGTCCGTGAGGCGCGTCGCGCCCCCGACCACCACCATGCCAAACACCAGGACAGCCACGGCGAACAGCCAGATGGCCACGGGTCTCGAACGATCGGAACGCAAGAAGGACGTCATGACAGCCGGTAAAAACGTCAGTTGGGGGCCGAAATACGGCGAAGCCTTGCCGTACGCCTGCCGCGCGCTCGCGTCCATGGCCCATGACGCGTAAGGCGGCGCGTGCGATGATGCGACGAGCTTCGGGGGTTGGAGAACATAATGAGCGGGGTTGGCGTGTTCGTGGCCGTGGTGATCGGCATCCTGGCCGGCTGGGTGGCCGACCTGACGCTGGCCCGCCGCCACAGCCTTTTCACCAAGCTCTTGATCGGCGTCGTCGGTTCGTTCATCGGAACCTTCATCGCCCAGCGGCTGGACCTGCGGTTCGACGGCTTCCTCGGCAGCCTGCTGGTCTCCAGCGTGGGCGCGATCTTCTTCCTGGCCGTTCTCGGCATCGTATCCAGCGTCTTCCGGAGACCCGCTTGAGCGCTCCCCTTATTCCCGCTCGCCTGCGCAAGCTGATCGGCGGGATCGGCATCATGGTGTTCCTGGGCGTCTGGATCTGGGCCTTCACCAGCCTCTACGACTACCTGCCCAACAATCGCGCCGTGCACCTGATCTATTTCGTGATCGCCGGCATGGGCTGGGGCCTGCCGCTGATGCCGCTGATGTCGTGGATGGGCAAGGCGGACAAGCCGATCGGACGCTAGAGGCTCACGGACTTGCCCCCACCTGGCGGCTTCGCCGCCTGTCCGCCCCCATAGGGGGCGAAGGCTTGGAGCGCCTCTTCCCCCTCTGGGGGAAGACGATCGCGAAGCGATCCGTAGGGGGCAAGTGATCGCCGACAT
The window above is part of the Caulobacter soli genome. Proteins encoded here:
- a CDS encoding GlsB/YeaQ/YmgE family stress response membrane protein; amino-acid sequence: MSGVGVFVAVVIGILAGWVADLTLARRHSLFTKLLIGVVGSFIGTFIAQRLDLRFDGFLGSLLVSSVGAIFFLAVLGIVSSVFRRPA
- a CDS encoding DUF2842 domain-containing protein, which produces MSAPLIPARLRKLIGGIGIMVFLGVWIWAFTSLYDYLPNNRAVHLIYFVIAGMGWGLPLMPLMSWMGKADKPIGR
- a CDS encoding COX15/CtaA family protein — translated: MTSFLRSDRSRPVAIWLFAVAVLVFGMVVVGGATRLTDSGLSITQWKPIMGALPPMSDEAWRANFELYKKIPQYKLVNAGMTLEAYKGIFWWEWAHRLLGRLVGMVFALPFVFFLIRRMIPRRLIWRCAVLFGLGGLQGLVGWWMVSSGLSERVSVAPERLMTHLGLALVLFIALVWTALDAWSGSPRIEERTDWRGWALGFLAAVFFQSLLGALVAGNDAGLVYNDWPLMNGALIPAEYAGHGFWGTIAHSQGAVQLHHRLMAYALFVAAIVVGVAASRSRRLPQEAKLVAFVLVGVVCVQAGLGIWTLMTAVPLALGVLHQAGAAILLATATAFAWRVRRP
- a CDS encoding alkaline phosphatase, encoding MTRASLFLAAALVALSATAHAAPKPAAKPAPVTNAAPADAYYQAGQAALAKALTVNPRTGKAKNVILFLGDGMGISTVTAGRIYEGQQRGVDGESNSLSFEKLPWTALSKTYSHDTQVTDSAAGITAITTGVKTRNKVIGLTGAAKPESCAAEAGNRVETIAELAKAHGLSAGAVTTTRITHATPAGTYAHTAYRDWEGDGDMPSDALAAGCIDIARQLVEAPAAIRLDVAFGGGRSRFLPEAKDGKRADGRDLTAEWLKTPNAAYVTTDAQLAALDPTKTGPVLGLFATEHLPYEVERPVLGEGVPTLAAMATKAVDLLSQNPKGYFLLVEGGKIDMGSHLNNAKRTLSETVEFSKAISAVLAKVNLDDTLVIVTADHSHGLVISGYANRNAPILGLAGNEGEPILAGDGKPYTVLSFATGPGGTEGNNLRADPSKEDTDDIDYHQQALANLPSSAHSGEDVGVFADGPGAYLVHGVVEESYIYQIMRHAYGFDAQ